The proteins below come from a single Dermacentor albipictus isolate Rhodes 1998 colony chromosome 7, USDA_Dalb.pri_finalv2, whole genome shotgun sequence genomic window:
- the LOC139047304 gene encoding uncharacterized protein, protein MNEEASAGSTQFAAQLGHMEPFDVSTNDWASYEERLTSFLIVNSIPEGDRVHAFLSIIGPSTYSLLKSLVAPELPSAKSFEVLKKTLGDHLSPKPSVIGERAKFHRRQQVEGESISDYIAELRKLARTCDFGSALDESLRDRFVCGLLREDIQRVLFTEDSKLTFQRAVERAVAMEAATKSTAEARAGVSTANLMHKVQATSSVQSQACFRCGSPKHSGKACPHVNDKCYKCNKRGHLQRVCRSTSSTSRGKRPFKDTVKTLSVVSRSEVVSVKGVSAPSIEPIMVPMKVNDVTVHMELDTGAAVTVMPFKQYRQFLSSARLSPTEVKLRTYTGALVIPKGVLQVKVQHGGNTASLPLYGVDQEGPPLLGREWLQAIRLEWSKIWNVHQLPRCNELTVHQGCVMLGARVVVPAKLQGFVLDELHDGHPGIVRSKELARSYVWWPTLEADLELRIRSCASCQEQRNAPINAPLHPWSWPTSPWQRVHVDFAGPFQNTMLLVVVDAHSKWPEVFEMRSTTTESTIRCLTELFARFDYPETIVSDNGPQFASQEFKHFVQAMGARHVLTAPYHPSSNGLAERFIQTLKKALRKDGTGGTLQVKLHKFLLSYRNTPHATTRESPAALLLGRRLRSRLDAVKPSVGERVAHRQCTQALSRPCRERHFLVGDSVLARNYSGKPKWTPAVIVAQTGPVSFQVRATTPRGTFTWRRHQDQLLQRPAEDVTPRHGTAGEVTTSEFLFYPETAGAPVPSSPQPPMVTPVAQQATPAPAEARRYPMRDRRPPDRFQAGL, encoded by the exons ATGAACGAAGAAGCCAGTGCAGGTTCGACGCAGTTTGCTGCTCAACTGGGCCACATGGAACCATTCGACGTTTCCACGAATGACTGGGCGTCGTACGAAGAACGGCTGACGTCGTTTCTTATCGTCAACAGCATTCCCGAAGGTGACAGAGTACATGCATTCCTGAGCATCATAGGCCCCAGTACCTACAGTCTTCTGAAATCGCTGGTTGCCCCGGAGCTGCCTTCAGCCAAGAGCTTCGAGGTACTAAAGAAGACGCTGGGGGACCATCTGTCGCCGAAACCGTCGGTCATTGGCGAGCGAGCAAAGTTCCACAGGAGGCAGCAAGTCGAAGGCGAGTCCATTTCTGATTACATTGCCGAGCTACGGAAGCTAGCACGCACCTGTGACTTTGGAAGCGCGTTAGATGAATCCCTCCGGGATCGCTTCGTCTGCGGCTTGTTAAGAGAGGATATACAGCGAGTGCTGTTCACGGAGGATAGCAAGCTTACGTTTCAGAGAGCGGTAGAGCGCGCTGTGGCTATGGAGGCGGCAACGAAAAGCACTGCGGAAGCCCGTGCAGGGGTGTCTACAGCCAACCTCATGCATAAGGTACAGGCGACTTCGAGTGTCCAGTCGCAGGCATGTTTTCGCTGCGGGTCGCCGAAACATTCCGGCAAAGCGTGTCCCCACGTAAATGACAAATGCTATAAGTGCAACAAAAGGGGACACCTACAACGAGTTTGCCGTAGCACCTCCAGCACGTCGCGAGGGAAACGCCCCTTCAAAGACACTGTAAAAACGTTATCGGTAGTATCCCGCTCGGAAGTGGTATCCGTAAAGGGCGTATCTGCTCCCAGTATTGAGCCCATCATGGTACCGATGAAAGTAAATGATGTGACAGTCCATATGGAGCTAGATACAGGTGCCGCCGTCACAGTCATGCCTTTCAAACAATACCGCCAATTTCTTTCATCAGCCAGGCTCAGCCCGACAGAAGTGAAGCTCCGCACCTATACAGGAGCCCTGGTGATCCCAAAAGGCGTCCTGCAAGTCAAGGTGCAGCACGGTGGCAACACGGCGAGCCTTCCTTTATACGGCGTCGACCAGGAGGGGCCGCCGTTGCTGGGTCGGGAATGGCTTCAGGCAATTAGGCTGGAGTGGAGCAAAATCTGGAACGTCCACCAGCTGCCAAG ATGCAACGAACTGACGGTGCATCAGGGATGCGTCATGCTGGGCGCAAGAGTAGTCGTGCCTGCAAAGCTACAAGGGTTCGTTCTGGACGAACTCCATGACGGCCATCCCGGCATCGTACGCAGCAAAGAACTAGCACGCAGCTACGTGTGGTGGCCAACTCTTGAGGCGGACCTGGAACTTCGCATCAGAAGCTGCGCTAGTTGTCAAGAGCAACGTAACGCTCCAATCAACGCACCTCTTCACCCGTGGTCATGGCCGACTTCACCGTGGCAGCGTGTTCACGTAGACTTTGCGGGACCTTTTCAGAATACCATGCTTTTAGTGGTGGTCGACGCacattctaaatggccagaggttTTCGAAATGAGATCGACAACTACAGAAAGCACGATTCGTTGTTTGACTGAGCTCTTCGCACGTTTTGATTACCCTGAAACAATTGTTTCCGATAATGGACCTCAGTTTGCTTCGCAGGAGTTCAAGCACTTCGTGCAGGCAATGGGAGCGCGCCACGTCCTCACGGCTCCCTACCACCCCAGCTCCAATGGGTTGGCAGAGCGTTTCATCCAGACCTTAAAGAAGGCGCTGCGCAAAGACGGCACAGGAGGAACATTGCAGGTAAAGCTGCATAAATTTTTGCTGTCGTATCGCAACACGCCACATGCGACGACTCGTGAATCACCGGCGGCATTGCTCCTAGGACGACGCTTACGCAGTCGGCTAGATGCCGTAAAGCCTTCCGTGGGGGAAAGAGTAGCACACAGACAGTGCACTCAGGCATTAAGTCGTCCGTGTCGCGAACGTCACTTCTTGGTAGGCGACAGCGTGTTAGCACGTAATTATTCTGGAAAACCAAAGTGGACTCCCGCTGTGATTGTTGCTCAAACAGGACCTGTCTCTTTCCAAGTACGTGCAACCACCCCGAGGGGCACATTCACCTGGCGTCGGCACCAGGATCAGCTGTTACAGAGGCCTGCAGAGGACGTTACCCCTAGGCATGGAACAGCTGGCGAAGTTACGACCAGCGAGTTCCTGTTTTATCCTGAGACTGCAGGCGCACCAGTTCCTTCCAGTCCTCAACCGCCCATGGTAACTCCGGTTGCGCAACAGGCAACACCAGCACCCGCCGAGGCAAGACGCTACCCCATGCGAGATCGTCGCCCACCGGATAGATTCCAAGCTGGACTCTGA